Proteins co-encoded in one Cytophaga hutchinsonii ATCC 33406 genomic window:
- a CDS encoding DoxX family protein — protein sequence MTKRNKIIYWIATIWLALGMFSTGLVQLIHMKEEADMMAHLGYPLYFLTILGVWKMLGVGAILVPEFPLVKEWAYAGFFFSMSGAIASHAASGDGAMEFFGPALLLVLTVVSWYFRPAGRKTAAGSV from the coding sequence ATGACAAAAAGAAATAAAATCATCTACTGGATCGCAACAATCTGGCTTGCATTAGGCATGTTCTCAACCGGTCTTGTACAATTGATACACATGAAAGAAGAAGCCGACATGATGGCGCACCTGGGTTATCCGCTTTATTTTTTAACCATTTTAGGCGTATGGAAAATGCTTGGTGTTGGAGCCATCCTTGTTCCTGAATTCCCATTAGTAAAAGAATGGGCGTATGCTGGTTTTTTCTTTTCCATGTCCGGAGCGATTGCTTCGCACGCAGCTTCCGGTGATGGAGCCATGGAGTTTTTCGGACCAGCACTTTTACTTGTACTAACTGTTGTATCCTGGTATTTCAGACCGGCCGGGCGGAAAACAGCCGCAGGGAGTGTATAA
- a CDS encoding ArsR/SmtB family transcription factor, with amino-acid sequence MNLRRDVFQAIADPTRRAILMLLATQSMTAGAIASNFDTARPTVSKHLQILTACELLKQEQSGREIHYLINAKKMKEVADFIEPFRTMWDDRFNKLESVMKKYAASAKRKS; translated from the coding sequence ATGAATTTAAGGAGAGACGTATTTCAGGCCATAGCAGATCCGACACGCAGAGCAATTCTTATGCTGCTGGCTACCCAATCTATGACAGCGGGCGCCATTGCATCTAACTTTGATACTGCACGCCCAACGGTTTCAAAACATCTTCAGATTCTTACAGCATGTGAATTATTGAAACAGGAACAAAGCGGCAGAGAAATCCACTATCTTATCAATGCAAAAAAAATGAAAGAAGTGGCTGATTTTATTGAGCCATTCCGCACGATGTGGGACGACAGATTTAACAAACTTGAATCTGTAATGAAAAAATATGCCGCTTCAGCAAAAAGAAAAAGTTGA
- a CDS encoding helix-turn-helix transcriptional regulator encodes MPINKLALVRYKTIDSCLQNRFRKWTLEDLMEACSDALYEYEGMTKGISRRTIQLDIQNMRSEKLGYNAPIIVTDKKFYSYEDKGYSITNSPLTQQDLGTLVEVLDVLKQFKGFGYFQELTGMVTRLEDKLYTHQHKGKSYIDFEKNELLKGLQHIDLLHKAIINKKTVDILYQSFKAASAQNITFYPYLLKEYRNRWFILGCNKRTKATMILALDRIEQFKELRSEKYMKPDFDVATYFDDVIGVSKMPNQEPQLIVCKISKEHAPYIITKPIHASQQIIRGEKDGTVFSIHVIWNFELERELLGFGEQLQVLAPRRIQGKLRARMKRAVAAYESEKKE; translated from the coding sequence ATGCCGATTAATAAATTAGCTCTGGTCAGATACAAAACAATTGATTCCTGCCTACAGAACCGGTTCCGCAAATGGACACTGGAAGACTTAATGGAAGCATGCTCCGATGCCTTGTATGAATATGAAGGTATGACAAAAGGCATCAGCAGACGTACCATACAACTCGACATACAAAATATGCGCAGCGAAAAGCTCGGGTATAACGCGCCGATTATCGTAACAGATAAAAAATTTTACAGCTACGAAGACAAAGGATACAGCATTACCAATTCCCCGTTAACGCAACAGGATCTGGGCACATTGGTTGAAGTGCTGGATGTATTGAAGCAGTTTAAAGGCTTTGGGTATTTTCAGGAATTAACCGGCATGGTTACGCGGCTGGAAGATAAATTATATACGCACCAGCATAAAGGAAAATCCTATATCGATTTTGAAAAGAACGAATTACTGAAAGGACTGCAGCACATAGATCTGCTTCATAAAGCCATCATCAACAAAAAAACGGTTGATATTTTATATCAATCGTTTAAGGCTGCATCAGCACAAAATATAACATTCTATCCATATTTGTTAAAAGAGTACCGCAACCGCTGGTTTATACTTGGCTGCAACAAACGTACGAAAGCAACAATGATCCTGGCACTGGATCGTATCGAACAGTTTAAGGAACTGCGTTCAGAGAAATACATGAAACCGGATTTTGATGTCGCCACTTATTTTGATGATGTAATTGGTGTTTCTAAAATGCCAAATCAGGAACCGCAATTGATTGTATGTAAAATCAGTAAAGAACATGCGCCCTATATTATAACCAAACCCATACATGCTTCACAGCAGATTATACGCGGGGAAAAAGACGGAACAGTGTTTTCCATTCATGTAATCTGGAATTTTGAACTGGAACGGGAGCTGCTTGGTTTTGGCGAACAGCTTCAGGTATTGGCACCGAGAAGAATTCAGGGTAAATTAAGGGCCAGAATGAAACGCGCTGTTGCAGCGTACGAATCTGAAAAAAAAGAATAA
- a CDS encoding TROVE domain-containing protein: protein MKFNIKAKQPDTVQNHEGANAYKLSPEMELYAAVVTAGLSDTFYEKGDTRIERIQALMLKNDPEYVAKLAVYARTAMYLRSVPLMLAVELAKAQSGNPVVAAAVRGVVKRADEITELLAYYQRANNRTDLKKLNKLSKQIQKGLATAFNMFDAYQFAKYNREAEITLRDALFLIHPKAKDEAQQLLFNKIASGTLVVPYTWETQLSAVGQINYGNAALKAAAVKRTWEELIDSGKIGYMALMRNLRNLLQANVSEAHIRKVCAYLSDEEAVANAKQFPFRFLAAYREIKLQESVHTSYILTSLEKAVLVSATNIKGFARSTKVLIACDVSGSMQMPVSAKSKVLMYDIGLMLGMLLHVRCEQVVTGMFGDNWKVINLPNRGILAHVEEYYKREGEVGYATNGYKIIKYLIANKIVMDKVFVFTDCQLWNTEDKGETIAQLWKKYTSIVPSAKLYLFDLAGHGHAPVDIQNDGVYLIAGWSDKVFDVLDAVEHGTDAVEKIKQVVL from the coding sequence ATGAAATTCAACATCAAAGCCAAACAGCCGGATACCGTTCAGAACCATGAAGGCGCAAACGCTTATAAGCTGTCTCCTGAAATGGAACTGTATGCAGCTGTTGTAACAGCTGGGCTGAGTGATACCTTTTATGAAAAAGGGGATACACGTATTGAACGCATTCAGGCATTGATGTTGAAGAACGATCCGGAGTATGTAGCAAAACTGGCAGTATATGCGCGTACCGCCATGTATCTGCGTTCCGTTCCGCTAATGCTGGCTGTTGAGCTGGCAAAAGCACAATCCGGAAATCCGGTTGTTGCAGCTGCCGTTCGCGGTGTAGTAAAACGTGCCGATGAGATCACCGAACTGCTCGCTTATTATCAGCGTGCCAATAACCGTACAGATCTTAAAAAGCTGAACAAATTATCGAAACAGATACAGAAAGGTCTGGCAACAGCTTTTAATATGTTTGATGCATATCAGTTTGCTAAATATAACCGTGAAGCAGAAATAACACTGCGTGATGCCTTGTTTCTGATTCACCCGAAAGCAAAAGATGAAGCACAGCAACTGCTGTTTAATAAAATTGCTTCGGGTACACTGGTAGTACCATATACCTGGGAAACGCAGTTGTCGGCTGTCGGGCAGATCAACTATGGAAATGCAGCGCTAAAGGCTGCTGCTGTAAAACGGACGTGGGAAGAATTGATTGATAGTGGTAAAATCGGTTACATGGCTTTGATGCGAAACCTGCGTAACCTGCTGCAGGCAAATGTATCTGAAGCGCATATCCGAAAAGTGTGTGCGTATCTGTCAGATGAGGAAGCAGTAGCAAACGCGAAACAATTTCCTTTCCGCTTTTTGGCGGCGTACCGTGAAATAAAATTGCAGGAATCTGTACATACTTCCTATATACTTACTTCACTGGAAAAAGCGGTTCTGGTAAGTGCAACAAACATAAAAGGATTTGCCCGGTCAACAAAAGTATTGATTGCCTGCGACGTTTCCGGTTCTATGCAGATGCCTGTATCTGCCAAGAGCAAAGTACTGATGTATGATATCGGACTGATGCTGGGTATGCTGCTGCATGTGCGTTGTGAACAGGTTGTAACCGGTATGTTTGGTGATAACTGGAAAGTGATCAACCTGCCAAACCGCGGCATATTGGCGCATGTAGAAGAATACTACAAACGCGAAGGGGAAGTTGGGTATGCAACAAACGGATATAAAATAATCAAATACCTGATTGCAAATAAAATTGTAATGGATAAAGTATTCGTATTTACTGATTGTCAGCTATGGAACACAGAAGATAAAGGTGAAACGATTGCACAGTTATGGAAAAAATATACGTCTATTGTTCCATCGGCAAAGCTTTATCTATTCGACCTGGCGGGTCATGGCCATGCACCGGTGGATATTCAGAACGATGGTGTGTACCTGATTGCCGGCTGGTCAGATAAGGTATTTGATGTGCTGGACGCTGTTGAACACGGCACGGATGCTGTTGAAAAAATAAAACAAGTGGTTTTATAA
- a CDS encoding FG-GAP-like repeat-containing protein: MKNILHTLIILVLSTACIQSAFATGEPATKFNIFIPPNNDSNHRDVCLIVTAIYDSTIFQIIDDGMDGDTDDSKAGMLMAGQSYILYIRDNGINDDNPSASNGIKKQDGDYFIITANNLILASQSTDSDWQHDWVPSISGTGLGTKFIIYAPKISSSQRDVNVMAYEDSTMITIRRISNTPTTTSGTTNVDMFTSTVVAQRLINKGQDIIYYSKEGRDLLVSGHTYVIESNKPVTTQYGALFGNERDGGGYVPSSNGSCSGDLFYFTVPYQVTTEQEIRIVSWSDNNAVILERYVNGTWINVKNFNPLNYMKSGEWIGKTNGQTYATVFRVSCSPGKKVSVFEANWMETGSVGTSDIATMASAENGKASGKKFLVYMAPPGYEQNVLDPFTNKKLTQNTHAYLFANSNEATVVTVKDAYTNGTHFSKTFTIAAGRYADCSLTLTEWKNIYNGTGTTAAGAERPYLIIESTEEVAVMVTNFNDNWMMYFGSSQVKGFSQTGSTSTPKTIPGNEVQITNNLIIESNTTNASVEIVVGSGLIPVSSQLINTTTSSSITGTITTTNDNSSITFATIPVMNTTDTYVIHTTVIPALVYNDGNSIPDMTVLSVETVLTGTVNGETQQSISSTGITDNSANTSNFIFSKMTTGILSTDKTTSWTSNWVDADGDGDDDLFVTENTKAIQNILYINNGNRTFTKRNSGIFTSSSDRAASISSSWADTDNDGDIDFVVANNGNPTNFLYTNNGNGSFSRINNSAINSTVGYYHGVSFADYDNDGFVDLFMTDYMPTRFNRLFHNNGDGTFTEILNSPIVAEASYSITGSWADYDKDGDQDLFVVNDKGFSNTLYQNKGNGIFEKVNSIVSSDNGFSVSACWGDYDNDNDLDLYVTNSNSDAFLYNNAGDGTFTKITNSIITKTGNGATHGTNWVDIDKDGDLDLYFVANNKTKALYINNGNGVFTKKITELLNSSKGSCYGHTWSDFDKDGDMDVFVTTLNNETNTLYTNNGNSNKWIEAKLTGTASNKSAIGGRIEVFARIHGTPIWQMREINAQSGLGGQNSLTQHFGLADAGIIDSMIIYWPSGFIQRLSDIPSNQILSITEPNSSILKGIVFNDLNHNCIYDSGEEIVSGKKVLIQPGNIYCATNNSGIYEVHVPTGTYTVSLVADTYWRSTCSTSTTTITQIGQIITAGPIAARSNGNQRQDMGITISPTSLRRGFKNQLKIQYSNSGNLTSVKDTIRMIVPNDIFILQSSIPWNNISNGNEYQWYIDPMEAGDTQAIFLIDSVSVYAPLDAFRTFDVSISNYSQEENLLNNSQLSSMKIIGSFDPNDMTVYPMGEGTQGYVSKGTTLNYTIHFENTGNYPADKVIITCILSEHLDKSALSIESSSHSMSYEIQNNILTCTFNQINLVGNKQDSLLAQGFVRFSIPIKNTSAAGSSITNQAYIIFDFNQPVATNIVRNTIKLNLPNDAVSLYPNPATTHVVAALISAKAQYESICYITSYTIENMDGKTIRSMVDIEQNVLDIDLTAIKNGIYLIKFYDSTGQSYINRLIVQ; encoded by the coding sequence ATGAAAAACATTCTTCATACTCTTATTATTTTAGTGCTTTCAACAGCCTGCATTCAATCTGCATTTGCTACAGGCGAACCTGCAACAAAGTTCAATATTTTCATTCCACCAAATAACGATAGCAATCATAGAGATGTCTGTTTGATCGTAACAGCTATTTACGATAGTACTATATTTCAGATTATAGATGATGGAATGGATGGCGATACAGATGACTCTAAGGCAGGTATGTTAATGGCAGGACAATCTTATATTTTATATATCCGAGATAATGGCATTAACGATGATAACCCAAGCGCAAGTAATGGAATAAAAAAACAGGATGGTGATTATTTTATTATAACAGCGAACAATTTAATTCTTGCATCTCAATCAACCGATTCTGATTGGCAACACGATTGGGTACCTTCAATCAGTGGAACAGGTTTGGGTACAAAATTTATTATCTACGCACCCAAAATCAGTTCGTCACAACGCGATGTAAATGTAATGGCATATGAAGATTCCACAATGATCACAATCAGGCGCATCTCAAATACACCAACAACAACTTCCGGAACAACGAATGTTGATATGTTCACTTCAACTGTAGTTGCGCAAAGATTAATTAATAAAGGACAAGATATTATTTATTATTCCAAAGAAGGGCGTGATCTACTGGTAAGCGGCCATACCTATGTAATTGAATCAAACAAACCGGTTACAACTCAGTACGGAGCACTTTTTGGTAATGAGCGTGATGGTGGCGGATATGTGCCTTCATCTAATGGCAGCTGCTCGGGAGATCTTTTTTATTTTACTGTTCCGTACCAAGTAACTACTGAGCAGGAAATTCGAATCGTATCCTGGAGCGACAATAATGCTGTTATTCTGGAACGATATGTAAATGGAACCTGGATCAATGTCAAAAATTTTAATCCGTTAAACTATATGAAGTCTGGTGAATGGATTGGTAAAACAAATGGCCAAACATATGCAACAGTATTCAGAGTTAGTTGTTCTCCCGGTAAAAAAGTTTCTGTTTTTGAAGCCAATTGGATGGAAACCGGCTCCGTAGGAACTTCTGACATTGCAACAATGGCTTCTGCGGAAAACGGGAAAGCTTCAGGGAAAAAGTTTTTGGTTTATATGGCTCCTCCAGGATATGAACAGAATGTATTAGACCCATTTACCAATAAAAAACTTACGCAAAATACCCATGCATATTTATTTGCCAATTCAAATGAAGCAACTGTTGTGACAGTGAAAGATGCATATACAAACGGAACCCATTTTTCAAAAACATTTACAATTGCAGCTGGCAGATACGCAGATTGTTCTTTAACTCTTACGGAATGGAAAAACATTTATAACGGAACCGGAACAACTGCAGCAGGTGCAGAAAGACCCTATTTAATTATTGAATCGACCGAAGAGGTTGCTGTGATGGTTACTAATTTTAATGATAATTGGATGATGTATTTCGGTTCTTCTCAAGTAAAAGGATTTAGTCAAACAGGTAGTACTTCAACACCTAAAACAATTCCAGGAAATGAAGTTCAAATAACTAATAACTTAATTATTGAATCAAACACAACAAATGCATCCGTTGAAATAGTTGTTGGCTCTGGTTTAATACCCGTCTCTTCTCAATTGATTAATACAACTACTTCATCTAGTATTACCGGAACTATTACTACAACCAATGACAATAGCTCAATTACATTTGCTACCATTCCAGTAATGAATACTACAGATACATATGTAATACATACCACTGTTATTCCGGCATTAGTATATAACGATGGGAATTCTATTCCGGATATGACCGTATTAAGTGTTGAAACAGTTTTAACAGGAACTGTAAACGGCGAAACACAACAGTCAATCTCTTCAACAGGAATAACCGATAATTCCGCCAACACAAGTAATTTTATTTTTAGTAAAATGACTACGGGGATTTTATCAACCGATAAAACTACATCCTGGACTTCTAATTGGGTGGACGCTGATGGAGATGGAGACGATGACCTATTTGTAACAGAAAATACAAAAGCCATACAAAACATTTTATACATTAATAATGGAAATAGAACGTTTACAAAAAGGAATTCCGGAATATTTACATCATCCTCCGACCGTGCAGCATCTATTTCTTCATCCTGGGCAGATACAGATAATGATGGAGATATAGATTTTGTTGTTGCAAACAATGGCAACCCAACAAACTTTTTATATACAAATAATGGAAATGGTAGCTTCAGCCGCATAAATAACTCTGCCATCAATTCAACAGTGGGTTATTATCATGGAGTTTCTTTTGCCGATTATGACAACGATGGCTTTGTCGATCTATTTATGACAGATTATATGCCTACACGTTTCAATCGTTTATTTCATAACAATGGAGATGGCACATTTACTGAAATACTAAACTCTCCTATTGTTGCTGAAGCCAGTTATAGTATTACGGGAAGTTGGGCTGATTATGACAAAGATGGAGATCAGGATTTATTTGTTGTAAACGACAAAGGCTTTTCAAATACGTTATATCAAAATAAAGGAAATGGAATATTTGAGAAAGTAAATTCTATTGTATCATCTGACAATGGATTTTCTGTATCTGCATGTTGGGGAGATTATGATAACGACAATGATTTAGATCTGTATGTTACAAATTCAAATTCAGATGCATTCCTATACAATAATGCAGGAGATGGCACATTCACTAAAATCACAAACTCAATAATTACAAAGACCGGAAATGGTGCTACTCATGGTACAAACTGGGTAGACATTGACAAAGATGGAGATCTTGATCTATACTTTGTTGCAAATAATAAAACAAAGGCACTCTACATAAACAACGGTAATGGTGTATTCACTAAAAAGATTACCGAACTACTGAACTCAAGTAAAGGAAGCTGTTACGGTCATACTTGGTCGGATTTTGATAAAGACGGAGACATGGATGTATTTGTAACCACGTTGAATAACGAAACAAATACATTGTATACAAATAATGGAAACAGTAATAAATGGATCGAAGCAAAATTAACAGGTACAGCTTCAAATAAAAGTGCTATAGGTGGGCGCATTGAAGTATTTGCTAGAATTCATGGTACACCTATCTGGCAAATGCGCGAAATAAATGCACAATCCGGATTGGGAGGACAAAATTCATTAACACAACATTTTGGACTAGCAGATGCAGGAATTATTGATAGCATGATCATCTATTGGCCATCTGGTTTTATTCAACGACTAAGTGATATACCAAGTAACCAAATACTTTCTATCACTGAACCTAACAGTAGTATCTTAAAAGGAATTGTATTCAATGATCTAAATCACAATTGTATTTACGATAGCGGAGAAGAAATCGTATCAGGAAAAAAAGTATTGATTCAACCAGGTAATATATATTGTGCCACTAATAACTCAGGTATATATGAAGTGCATGTCCCAACTGGAACATATACTGTTAGTCTGGTTGCCGATACATATTGGAGATCTACCTGTTCAACATCAACAACTACTATTACACAAATTGGACAAATCATCACTGCAGGTCCAATAGCAGCAAGATCAAATGGCAATCAACGCCAAGATATGGGAATAACAATTTCACCAACAAGTTTGCGTCGTGGATTTAAAAATCAATTGAAAATTCAATACTCAAATTCAGGAAATTTAACGTCTGTAAAAGATACCATTCGAATGATTGTTCCAAATGATATTTTCATACTTCAGTCTTCTATCCCATGGAATAACATTTCAAATGGAAATGAATATCAATGGTATATTGATCCAATGGAAGCAGGTGATACGCAAGCTATATTTTTAATAGATTCCGTTTCCGTATATGCACCTTTGGATGCATTCAGAACATTTGATGTTTCGATTTCAAATTATTCACAAGAAGAAAATTTATTGAACAATTCACAGCTTAGTTCCATGAAGATTATTGGTTCTTTCGACCCAAATGATATGACTGTTTACCCTATGGGAGAAGGCACTCAAGGTTATGTTTCAAAAGGCACTACATTAAATTATACTATACATTTTGAAAACACAGGAAATTACCCTGCTGACAAAGTCATTATTACATGCATCCTTTCTGAACACCTTGACAAGTCAGCATTATCTATTGAATCATCTTCTCATAGTATGTCTTATGAAATTCAGAATAATATTCTAACCTGCACGTTTAACCAAATAAATCTTGTAGGCAATAAACAAGATTCCTTATTAGCCCAAGGTTTTGTTCGCTTTTCAATTCCAATCAAAAACACCAGTGCTGCAGGAAGCAGTATCACAAACCAAGCCTATATTATTTTCGATTTTAACCAACCTGTAGCAACAAATATCGTTCGGAATACAATAAAATTAAATTTGCCCAACGATGCAGTAAGTCTTTATCCAAACCCTGCAACAACACATGTTGTGGCAGCGTTAATAAGTGCAAAAGCACAATATGAATCAATTTGTTATATAACATCATATACCATAGAAAATATGGACGGCAAAACAATTCGATCTATGGTAGATATTGAACAAAATGTATTAGATATTGATTTAACTGCTATTAAAAATGGAATCTATCTGATCAAATTTTACGATTCAACTGGTCAATCTTATATAAACAGGCTTATTGTTCAATAA
- a CDS encoding SRPBCC family protein — protein sequence MEKKTNIHAEDGKQDLLISREFDLPVELLFKAYTEPEFVEQWMGTTVLKLENKKHGSYQFETTDPKGNKHGFNGTIHEFVPDKKITRTFEMDNTPFPIQLEFLVFEKTTETTSKLNMHVIYKSVTDRDNILKLPFAQGINMAHNRIQELPTKLK from the coding sequence ATGGAAAAAAAAACGAACATTCATGCAGAAGACGGGAAGCAGGATTTACTGATTAGCCGGGAATTTGACCTGCCTGTGGAATTACTGTTTAAAGCCTACACAGAGCCCGAATTTGTGGAGCAATGGATGGGAACAACGGTACTAAAGCTGGAAAATAAAAAACACGGCAGTTATCAATTTGAAACCACAGACCCAAAAGGAAACAAACATGGCTTCAATGGCACCATCCACGAATTTGTGCCGGATAAAAAAATAACGCGCACGTTCGAAATGGACAATACCCCATTCCCAATCCAGCTCGAATTTCTGGTATTTGAAAAAACAACAGAAACCACCAGCAAGCTCAACATGCATGTTATATACAAATCGGTTACCGACAGAGACAATATACTGAAGCTTCCTTTTGCGCAAGGAATAAATATGGCGCACAACAGAATACAGGAACTCCCAACCAAACTGAAATAA
- a CDS encoding RtcB family protein, which produces MSMNKTRMNGDDLKAIGYAEGKVIRMVLDIIENNYASQEKEEVLNLFKQVVLHPEQFLDHAVLKHIAQTLIEDTQGAETDRIPLKETGINYAVFGADYIEAGAVKQMEIAMKLPVAVAGALMPDAHQGYGLPIGGVLATKNAIIPYGVGVDIGCRMALSIYDIPAEYFLANEAMYKRELIAWTSFGAGNGWNGKDRAAHAVLDDAAFNMTPFIKNLQDKAAHQLGSSGGGNHFVEFGIIEFKTDDVKLNIKKGTYVALLTHSGSRGFGATVAGNYTRLAKEICKLPNEAANLAYLDMNRAEGQEYWLAMNLAGDYASACHEIIHERLTKAIGGQILAKVENHHNFAWKEMLNGEEVIVHRKGATPAAEGVMGIIPGSMTAPGFLVRGKGEAAAIHSASHGAGRQMSRTQAIKNISKEEMRKILKDHGVTLIGAGLDEAPMAYKNIERVMAAQKQLVDVVATFTPKLVRMAADGSRED; this is translated from the coding sequence ATGTCTATGAACAAAACACGTATGAATGGGGATGATCTGAAAGCGATCGGTTATGCGGAAGGAAAAGTCATCCGCATGGTACTTGATATTATTGAAAATAATTATGCTTCCCAGGAGAAAGAAGAAGTACTGAATCTGTTTAAGCAGGTTGTATTACACCCGGAACAGTTTCTGGATCATGCCGTATTAAAACACATTGCACAGACACTTATTGAAGATACTCAAGGAGCAGAAACGGATCGTATTCCCTTAAAAGAAACAGGTATTAACTATGCTGTTTTTGGAGCAGATTATATTGAAGCCGGGGCTGTTAAGCAAATGGAAATAGCGATGAAACTTCCGGTAGCCGTTGCCGGTGCATTGATGCCGGATGCACACCAGGGATATGGATTACCGATCGGTGGTGTGCTGGCCACAAAAAATGCGATTATTCCTTACGGAGTTGGTGTTGATATCGGCTGCCGTATGGCCTTGTCCATCTATGATATTCCTGCCGAATATTTTCTTGCCAATGAAGCCATGTATAAAAGAGAACTTATTGCCTGGACTTCCTTTGGCGCCGGTAACGGCTGGAACGGAAAAGACCGTGCAGCCCATGCCGTGCTGGATGATGCAGCATTTAATATGACACCGTTCATAAAAAATCTGCAGGATAAAGCTGCGCATCAGTTAGGTTCTTCAGGGGGTGGTAACCACTTTGTAGAATTTGGTATCATTGAATTTAAAACCGATGATGTTAAACTGAACATAAAAAAAGGCACGTATGTAGCCTTGCTGACACATTCCGGTTCACGCGGTTTTGGTGCTACCGTAGCGGGGAATTACACCAGACTGGCAAAAGAAATCTGTAAACTTCCGAACGAAGCTGCAAACCTTGCCTACCTGGATATGAATCGTGCCGAAGGTCAGGAATACTGGCTTGCGATGAACCTTGCCGGTGATTATGCATCTGCCTGCCATGAGATCATCCACGAACGTTTAACAAAAGCCATAGGCGGGCAGATACTGGCAAAGGTGGAGAACCATCATAATTTTGCCTGGAAGGAAATGCTGAATGGAGAAGAAGTTATTGTACATCGTAAAGGCGCCACACCAGCTGCAGAAGGTGTCATGGGTATCATTCCCGGTTCTATGACCGCACCAGGTTTTCTTGTACGGGGCAAAGGTGAAGCAGCTGCGATCCACTCTGCCTCACATGGAGCTGGCCGTCAGATGAGCCGTACACAGGCAATTAAAAACATTTCTAAAGAGGAAATGCGTAAGATCCTGAAAGATCACGGTGTAACCTTGATTGGTGCCGGTCTGGATGAAGCACCCATGGCCTATAAAAATATTGAACGGGTAATGGCGGCACAAAAACAATTGGTAGATGTTGTGGCTACATTTACACCTAAGCTGGTGCGTATGGCTGCCGATGGAAGCCGTGAAGATTAG
- a CDS encoding DUF1801 domain-containing protein produces MNSKVDFYFTKAKTWQQEIEALRTIVLSPDLAEVLKWGCPCYTLEDKNIVLIHTFKEYCALLFFKGSLLKDPKDILVQQTENVQAARQMRFTSLQEINKLKTVIKAYIKEAIAVEKSGQKVEMEKNNGVCYAG; encoded by the coding sequence ATGAATTCAAAGGTTGACTTTTATTTTACCAAAGCCAAAACATGGCAGCAGGAAATTGAAGCGCTGAGAACAATTGTTCTCAGTCCGGATCTGGCTGAAGTATTAAAGTGGGGCTGTCCGTGCTATACACTGGAAGACAAAAATATTGTGTTGATCCATACATTCAAAGAATACTGTGCATTGCTTTTTTTCAAGGGTAGTTTACTGAAAGATCCAAAAGACATTCTTGTACAGCAAACGGAAAATGTTCAGGCTGCGCGACAGATGCGGTTTACCAGCCTGCAGGAAATTAACAAGTTGAAAACAGTTATTAAAGCTTATATCAAAGAAGCCATAGCGGTAGAAAAATCAGGGCAAAAAGTTGAAATGGAAAAAAACAACGGCGTTTGCTATGCCGGATGA
- a CDS encoding suppressor of fused domain protein — protein MTSEEYTKQFTEDDTPGWQAIDKVIDTVYAGQEPRHYASVMKYMIGGPDPLDGTSIYDSHQQTFHRHVISYGMSELYYAPEKADKEFSNWGFEFTMRIKSTEVEDDPKWVIGLMNNLARYVFDTGNWFEAYHYIPANGPIKLESKTDKVGVLFITDPELGTISTPHGQVTFLQLIGITEAELERLKKSPEEGELLIEEMRVNNPLFITEL, from the coding sequence ATGACATCAGAAGAATATACCAAACAGTTTACTGAAGACGATACGCCCGGCTGGCAGGCAATTGACAAGGTGATTGATACGGTCTATGCCGGACAGGAACCGAGGCATTATGCATCTGTGATGAAATACATGATTGGGGGGCCCGATCCGCTGGACGGCACAAGTATCTATGATTCCCATCAGCAAACGTTCCACCGGCATGTAATCAGTTATGGTATGTCTGAACTGTATTATGCACCTGAAAAGGCAGATAAGGAATTCAGTAACTGGGGATTTGAATTTACCATGCGCATTAAAAGTACAGAAGTAGAAGACGATCCAAAATGGGTGATTGGTTTAATGAATAATCTCGCGCGTTATGTTTTTGATACAGGGAACTGGTTTGAAGCGTATCATTATATCCCTGCGAACGGTCCTATAAAACTGGAATCGAAAACAGATAAAGTCGGTGTGCTTTTTATTACAGATCCGGAGTTAGGTACGATTTCTACGCCACACGGACAAGTAACGTTTCTGCAGTTAATCGGTATTACAGAAGCAGAGCTTGAACGCCTGAAAAAATCACCGGAAGAAGGAGAATTACTGATCGAAGAAATGCGCGTGAATAATCCGTTGTTCATTACAGAACTTTAA